From Camelina sativa cultivar DH55 chromosome 20, Cs, whole genome shotgun sequence, the proteins below share one genomic window:
- the LOC104769123 gene encoding CD2 antigen cytoplasmic tail-binding protein 2-like has protein sequence MAESSSRKNLKRSFLEDEESDKQPPEKRVRFPKGKKSKPEQLLEEEALARRDARAAAEERARHRNQNTAQLFNDNDDDNDNIDEAQETYENDGNRTEDGIQIEAFSLDREKEEGYFDADGNFVEYVREKEVKDAWLDSIEKNPLYMGRSAANDTEKDEDSGNEKAVDELSQEDIGVRKRRIANVLEPGETVLRALRRLKGNSNNRKEKMTPETKLIFDQLTEDADKLIQNGDYNVYHEQQDVFQREAEGYERLAQARGNTESCDMFGDDESVPDPSSDLQSGSISGTQLNPTNNGSDYVYDESSGYYYSSSLGYYYDPNTGLYCYATTGKWYKYDEETKEYKEVVSEVATGEV, from the exons ATGGCAGAGAGTTCGTCGAGGAAGAACCTCAAACGATCTTTCTTAGAAGATGAAGAATCCGATAAACAACCCCC CGAGAAGCGAGTACGGTTTCCAAAGGGGAAGAAATCTAAACCTGAACAGCTCTTAGAGGAAGAAGCTTTAGCTCGCCGCGACGCCCGTGCTGCTGCTGAGGAGCGTGCCAGGCATCGTAATCAGAATACTGCTCAGCTCTTTAAcgacaatgatgatgataatgacaATATCGATGAGGCTCAGGAGACTTATGAG AATGATGGAAACCGCACAGAAGATGGGATCCAAATCGAAGCTTTTAGTCTggacagagagaaagaagaaggttaCTTTGATGCTGATGGGAACTTTGTAGAATATGTTAGAGAAAAGGAAGTCAAG GATGCATGGCTTGACAGTATTGAAAAAAATCCGTTGTATATGGGAAGATCTGCTGCTAATGACACTGAGAAGGATGAAGATAGTGGAAACGAAAAAGCAGTGGATGAACTTTCTCAAGAAGACATTGGAGTCAGAAAGAGGCGCATTGCTAATGTCCTTGAACCAGGAGAGACG GTTCTGCGAGCTTTAAGGAGGTTGAAAGGGAACTCGAATAATCGCAAGGAGAAGATGACTCCTGAGACGAAGCTTATCTTTGATCAGCTTACTGAGGATGCAGACAAGCTCATCCAGAATGGCGACTACA ACGTTTATCATGAGCAGCAAGACGTTTTCCAACGTGAAGCAG AGGGATATGAGAGACTAGCTCAAGCGAGAGGAAATACAGAATCTTGCGATATGTTTGGCGATGATGAAAGTGTTCCTGATCCTTCCTCGGATCTACAGTCTGGCTCCATCTCCGGCACTCAGCTCAATCCTACAAATAATGGATCCGATTATGTGTATGACGAATCTTCAGG GTACTACTACAGCAGCAGCCTTGGTTACTATTATGACCCCAACACTGGACTTTACTGCTATGCAACAACCGGAAAATG GTACAAGTACGACGAAGAGACGAAGGAATATAAAGAAGTAGTTTCTGAAGTTGCTACTGGGGAAGTTTAA
- the LOC104769124 gene encoding potassium transporter 7-like has translation MAEESSLEGSEKEEIDSSGAGLGDLTSMDSIESRWVIQEDDESEIDVEDDNDGFDGTGLESDEEEIPEHRLIRTGPRVDSFDVEALEVPGAPRNDYEDLTVGRRVLLAFQTLGVVFGDVGTSPLYTFSVMFSKSPVQEKEDVIGALSLVLYTLLLVPLIKYVLVVLWANDDGEGGTFALYSLISRHAKISLIPNQLRSDARISSFRLKVPCPELERSLKLKEKLENSLFLKKLLLVLVLAGTSMVIADGVVTPAMSVMSAVGGLKVGVDVVEQDQVVMISVAFLVILFSLQKYGTSKMGLVVGPALLIWFCCLAGIGIYNLIKYDSSVFRAFNPVHIYYFFKRNSINAWYALGGCILCATGNFLIFCNFNLFRSGFLQLTFVCLVLPCLMLGYMGQAAYLMENHADAHQAFFSSVPGAAFWPVLFVANVAALIASRTMTTATFSCIKQSTALGCFPRLKIIHTSRKFMGQIYIPVLNWFLLAVCLVVVCSISSIDEIGNAYGMAELGVMMTTTILVTLIMLLIWQINIVVVIAFLVVFLGVELIFFSSVIASVGDGSWIILVFAVIMFGIMYIWNYGSKLRYETEVEQKLSMDLMRDLGCNLGTIRAPGIGLLYNELVKGVPAIFGHFLTTLPAIHSMVIFVCIKYVPVPVVPQNERFLFRRVCTKSYHLFRCIARYGYKDARKENHQAFEQLLIESLEKFIRREAQERSLESDGNDDSDSEDDFAGSRVVIGPNGSMYSMGVPLLSEYRDLNRPIMEMNASSDQTNNHPFDASSDSSVSEAEQSLERELSFIHKAKESGVVYLLGHGDIRARKDSWFIKKLVINYFYAFLRKNCRRGIANLSVPQSHLMQVGMTYMV, from the exons ATGGCGGAGGAAAGCAGTTTGGAAGGTTCTGAAAAGGAAGAGATCGATAGCTCAGGAGCTGGTCTTGGAGATTTGACATCCATGGATTCTATCGAGTCTCGTTGGGTTattcaagaagatgatgaatccGAGATTGACGTTGAAGATGATAATGATGGATTCGACGGTACTGGACTTGAATCCGATGAGGAAGAGATACCGGAGCATCGCCTGATCCGTACTGGTCCGCGTGTTGATTCCTTCGACGTGGAAGCGCTTGAAGTTCCCGGTGCTCCGAGGAATGATTACGAG gACTTGACTGTTGGGAGGAGAGTGTTACTTGCATTCCAGACACTAGGGGTTGTCTTTGGGGATGTAGGAACCAGTCCATTGTATACGTTCAGTGTAATGTTCAGTAAATCACCtgtccaagaaaaagaagatgtcaTTGGAGCATTGTCTCTAGTGTTATACACCTTACTATTGGTcccccttataaaatatgttctTGTTGTTCTATGGGcaaatgatgatggtgaag GTGGGACCTTTGCGTTATACTCATTAATCTCTCGTCACGCCAAGATTAGTCTTATCCCTAATCAACTTCGCTCAGACGCCCGAATTTCTAGTTTTAGACTGAAGGTGCCTTGCCCTGAGCTTGAGAGgtcattgaaattaaaagaaaaactcgaGAATTCATTATTTTTGAAGAAACTTCTCCTCGTGCTAGTTCTTGCTGGAACTTCCATGGTCATTGCCGATGGAGTTGTAACTCCTGCAATGTCAG TTATGTCAGCTGTTGGTGGACTTAAGGTCGGAGTTGATGTTGTGGAGCAAG ATCAAGTGGTGATGATTTCGGTTGCATTTCTGGTGATCCTCTTTAGTCTACAGAAATATGGTACAAGTAAGATGGGACTAGTAGTAGGTCCTGCCTTACTTATATGGTTCTGTTGTCTTGCTGGTATTGGCATTTACAACCTGATCAAGTACGATAGCAGTGTTTTTAGAGCATTCAACCCTGTCCACATCTATTACTTCTTCAAGAGGAACTCTATAAATGCTTGGTATGCACTTGGAGGCTGCATTCTCTGTGCTACAGGTAATTTTCTCA TTTTctgcaactttaatttatttcgtAGTGGTTTTCTGCAGCTTACATTTGTGTGTCTTGTCCTGCCGTGCCTCATGTTGGGTTATATGGGACAAGCTGCATACCTGATGGAAAATCATGCTGATGCTCATCAAGCTTTCTTTTCATCTGTTCCAG GAGCTGCATTCTGGCCGGTTCTTTTCGTAGCCAACGTTGCGGCTCTAATTGCTAGCCGCACAATGACGACGGCAACATTCTCATGTATTAAACAGTCAACAGCTCTGGGTTGTTTCCCTCGTCTCAAAATTATTCATACTTCTCGGAAATTTATGGGTCAGATTTATATACCTGTCTTAAACTGGTTTCTGCTTGCCGTTTGCCTGGTCGTCGTCTGCTCAATCTCAAGTATCGATGAGATTGGAAATGCATATG GGATGGCTGAGCTTGGagtgatgatgacgacgacaaTTCTAGTGACGTTAATCATGCTACTTATATGGCAGATAAACATCGTAGTCGTGATTGCCTTTCTGGTAGTTTTCCTTGGAGTGGAATTGATCTTTTTCTCTTCAGTTATAGCGAGTGTTGGAGATGGAAGCTGGATAATATTGGTTTTTGCTGTAATCATGTTTGGTATAATGTATATTTGGAACTATGGAAGTAAGCTCCGGTATGAAACAGAAGTGGAACAAAAGCTGTCAATGGATTTAATGAGAGATCTTGGGTGCAACCTGGGAACAATTAGAGCTCCTGGTATTGGTTTGCTGTACAATGAGTTAGTGAAGGGAGTACCGGCAATATTTGGCCATTTTCTGACCACACTTCCTGCAATTCATTCCATGGTCATTTTTGTCTGCATAAAATATGTCCCGGTTCCAGTTGTACCCCAGAATGAAAGGTTCCTCTTCAGACGCGTCTGCACTAAAAGCTATCACTTATTCCGTTGCATTGCCAG GTATGGTTACAAGGATGCAAGGAAGGAGAACCACCAAGCTTTTGAGCAGCTATTAATCGAGAGCCTGGAGAAGTTCATCCGAAGAGAAGCTCAAGAACGTTCGTTGGAGAGTGATGGGAACGATGATTCAGACTCAGAGGACGATTTTGCAGGTTCTAGAGTCGTCATTGGCCCCAACGGAAGCATGTATTCGATGGGTGTTCCCCTTCTGTCTGAGTACAGAGACTTAAACAGACCGATCATGGAAATGAATGCTTCGTCTGATCAGACAAACAACCATCCGTTTGACGCATCATCTGACTCCTCTGTATCTGAAGCCGAGCAAAGCCTGGAGAGAGAGTTATCGTTCATACACAAAGCGAAAGAATCAGGGGTGGTGTATCTACTCGGGCATGGGGATATAAGAGCAAGAAAAGATTCATGGTTCATCAAGAAGTTAGTGATAAATTACTTCTACGCATTCCTGAGGAAAAACTGCAGGAGAGGGATAGCAAATCTGAGTGTGCCTCAGTCGCATCTGATGCAGGTCGGTATGACATACATGGTCTGA